Proteins found in one Drosophila innubila isolate TH190305 chromosome X, UK_Dinn_1.0, whole genome shotgun sequence genomic segment:
- the LOC117791126 gene encoding DEP domain-containing protein DDB_G0279099 isoform X3, with protein sequence MMETFLVLGLCFILYEALDFFQGCIHSNTPSPSDQIEAYRRELDEQRQQQQQEQFLAGLTPLLGAQFAAAAAAAAAGSQSTLSSTTPTASTASVISDSYEQEQSQSQSQSQSQSQSQSQSQSQQPHSLSTPGLFRPAALGYYDPEDPLHATSSLPRDYYYLQQQQLKNKASSKSLLSKFSSTNSDNRIHPEAAHGVLGVPASAVITTQPLPNAGESVASLGLFDCQPQLVPLLPASPLLLELKRAIISSSSNNQQKSTHFDEDDEPLSDNDNDSDNDNDNDTDNICPQCEEEQQAEDDNLSCGSSSGSGSGSGSGSTSNSSHSSTAAGAANSEPNICAISQLPRIHHIAIDDIGIGGIGQSTASGEANHSLATASSSSSSHADFREIECERLRRNRFGATETQHNSCTRIRMVYPDY encoded by the exons ATGATGGAGACATTTCTTGTCCTGGGCCTGTGTTTTATCCTGTACGAAGCATTGGATTTCTTTCAAGGCTGCATACACAGTAACACGCCCTCACCGAGCGACCAAATCGAGGCGTACCGCCGCGAACTCGACGAAcagcgccagcagcagcagcaggaacagtTCCTGGCCGGTTTGACTCCTCTGCTGGGCGCCCAGTTTGCCGCCGcggctgccgctgccgcagccGGCTCACAATCGACGCTCAGCAGCACCACGCCCACCGCCTCCACGGCCAGTGTTATCAGTGATTCCTATGAACAGGAGCAATCACAATCGCAGTCACAATCAcaatcgcagtcgcagtcacaatCGCAGTCACAATCACAGCAACCGCATTCATTGAGCACACCGGGCTTATTTCGACCGGCTGCATTGGGCTATTACGATCCGGAGGATCcgttgcatgccacatcaTCGCTGCCACGCGACTATTACTatctgcagcaacagcagctgaagaATAAGGCCAGCTCCAAGTCGCTGCTCTCGAAGTTCTCGTCAACCAACTCGGACAATCGCATCCATCCCGAGGCGGCACACGGTGTTTTAGGAGTACCCGCTTCGGCGGTGATTACCACACAGCCGCTGCCCAACGCCGGCGAATCGGTGGCAAGTCTGGGACTCTTCGATTGTCAGCCACAGTTGGTGCCACTGCTGCCAGCCTCACCGCTCCTGCTGGAGCTGAAGCGAGcgatcatcagcagcagcagcaacaatcagCAAAAGTCAACGCATTTTGACGAGGACGACGAGCCATTgagcgataacgataacgatagcgataacgataacgataacgataccGACAACATCTGCCCGCAGTGCGAAGAGGAACAGCAGGCAGAGGACGACAATTTATCGTGTGGTTCCAGTTCCGGTTCAGGTTCTGGTTCCGGTTCCGGTTCCACTTCAAACTCCAGCCACAGCAGTACGGCAGCTGGTGCTGCAAATAGCGAACCGAATATTTGCGCAATTTCACAACTGCCGCGCATTCATCACATTGCCATCGACGACATTGGCATCGGTGGCATTGGGCAATCGACGGCAAGCGGAGAGGCGAATCATAGCCTGGCCACGGctagttccagttccagctcgCACGCTGACTTCCGGGAGATTGAGTGCGAGCGACTGCGACGCAA CCGTTTTGGTGCAACCGAAACTCAACACAACAGCTGCACTCGCATTCGCATGGTATACCCTGATTACTAG
- the LOC117791126 gene encoding DEP domain-containing protein DDB_G0279099 isoform X4 — translation MMETFLVLGLCFILYEALDFFQGCIHSNTPSPSDQIEAYRRELDEQRQQQQQEQFLAGLTPLLGAQFAAAAAAAAAGSQSTLSSTTPTASTASVISDSYEQEQSQSQSQSQSQSQSQSQSQSQQPHSLSTPGLFRPAALGYYDPEDPLHATSSLPRDYYYLQQQQLKNKASSKSLLSKFSSTNSDNRIHPEAAHGVLGVPASAVITTQPLPNAGESVASLGLFDCQPQLVPLLPASPLLLELKRAIISSSSNNQQKSTHFDEDDEPLSDNDNDSDNDNDNDTDNICPQCEEEQQAEDDNLSCGSSSGSGSGSGSGSTSNSSHSSTAAGAANSEPNICAISQLPRIHHIAIDDIGIGGIGQSTASGEANHSLATASSSSSSHADFREIECERLRRKCVSVKRIYSISEKF, via the coding sequence ATGATGGAGACATTTCTTGTCCTGGGCCTGTGTTTTATCCTGTACGAAGCATTGGATTTCTTTCAAGGCTGCATACACAGTAACACGCCCTCACCGAGCGACCAAATCGAGGCGTACCGCCGCGAACTCGACGAAcagcgccagcagcagcagcaggaacagtTCCTGGCCGGTTTGACTCCTCTGCTGGGCGCCCAGTTTGCCGCCGcggctgccgctgccgcagccGGCTCACAATCGACGCTCAGCAGCACCACGCCCACCGCCTCCACGGCCAGTGTTATCAGTGATTCCTATGAACAGGAGCAATCACAATCGCAGTCACAATCAcaatcgcagtcgcagtcacaatCGCAGTCACAATCACAGCAACCGCATTCATTGAGCACACCGGGCTTATTTCGACCGGCTGCATTGGGCTATTACGATCCGGAGGATCcgttgcatgccacatcaTCGCTGCCACGCGACTATTACTatctgcagcaacagcagctgaagaATAAGGCCAGCTCCAAGTCGCTGCTCTCGAAGTTCTCGTCAACCAACTCGGACAATCGCATCCATCCCGAGGCGGCACACGGTGTTTTAGGAGTACCCGCTTCGGCGGTGATTACCACACAGCCGCTGCCCAACGCCGGCGAATCGGTGGCAAGTCTGGGACTCTTCGATTGTCAGCCACAGTTGGTGCCACTGCTGCCAGCCTCACCGCTCCTGCTGGAGCTGAAGCGAGcgatcatcagcagcagcagcaacaatcagCAAAAGTCAACGCATTTTGACGAGGACGACGAGCCATTgagcgataacgataacgatagcgataacgataacgataacgataccGACAACATCTGCCCGCAGTGCGAAGAGGAACAGCAGGCAGAGGACGACAATTTATCGTGTGGTTCCAGTTCCGGTTCAGGTTCTGGTTCCGGTTCCGGTTCCACTTCAAACTCCAGCCACAGCAGTACGGCAGCTGGTGCTGCAAATAGCGAACCGAATATTTGCGCAATTTCACAACTGCCGCGCATTCATCACATTGCCATCGACGACATTGGCATCGGTGGCATTGGGCAATCGACGGCAAGCGGAGAGGCGAATCATAGCCTGGCCACGGctagttccagttccagctcgCACGCTGACTTCCGGGAGATTGAGTGCGAGCGACTGCGACGCAAGTGCGTGAGCGTAAAGCGCATCTATAGCATATCGGAAAAGTTCTAA
- the LOC117791126 gene encoding DEP domain-containing protein DDB_G0279099 isoform X1: MMETFLVLGLCFILYEALDFFQGCIHSNTPSPSDQIEAYRRELDEQRQQQQQEQFLAGLTPLLGAQFAAAAAAAAAGSQSTLSSTTPTASTASVISDSYEQEQSQSQSQSQSQSQSQSQSQSQQPHSLSTPGLFRPAALGYYDPEDPLHATSSLPRDYYYLQQQQLKNKASSKSLLSKFSSTNSDNRIHPEAAHGVLGVPASAVITTQPLPNAGESVASLGLFDCQPQLVPLLPASPLLLELKRAIISSSSNNQQKSTHFDEDDEPLSDNDNDSDNDNDNDTDNICPQCEEEQQAEDDNLSCGSSSGSGSGSGSGSTSNSSHSSTAAGAANSEPNICAISQLPRIHHIAIDDIGIGGIGQSTASGEANHSLATASSSSSSHADFREIECERLRRNRFGATETQHNSCTRIRMLNKCVRSNQQTTCKQPKDKQ, from the exons ATGATGGAGACATTTCTTGTCCTGGGCCTGTGTTTTATCCTGTACGAAGCATTGGATTTCTTTCAAGGCTGCATACACAGTAACACGCCCTCACCGAGCGACCAAATCGAGGCGTACCGCCGCGAACTCGACGAAcagcgccagcagcagcagcaggaacagtTCCTGGCCGGTTTGACTCCTCTGCTGGGCGCCCAGTTTGCCGCCGcggctgccgctgccgcagccGGCTCACAATCGACGCTCAGCAGCACCACGCCCACCGCCTCCACGGCCAGTGTTATCAGTGATTCCTATGAACAGGAGCAATCACAATCGCAGTCACAATCAcaatcgcagtcgcagtcacaatCGCAGTCACAATCACAGCAACCGCATTCATTGAGCACACCGGGCTTATTTCGACCGGCTGCATTGGGCTATTACGATCCGGAGGATCcgttgcatgccacatcaTCGCTGCCACGCGACTATTACTatctgcagcaacagcagctgaagaATAAGGCCAGCTCCAAGTCGCTGCTCTCGAAGTTCTCGTCAACCAACTCGGACAATCGCATCCATCCCGAGGCGGCACACGGTGTTTTAGGAGTACCCGCTTCGGCGGTGATTACCACACAGCCGCTGCCCAACGCCGGCGAATCGGTGGCAAGTCTGGGACTCTTCGATTGTCAGCCACAGTTGGTGCCACTGCTGCCAGCCTCACCGCTCCTGCTGGAGCTGAAGCGAGcgatcatcagcagcagcagcaacaatcagCAAAAGTCAACGCATTTTGACGAGGACGACGAGCCATTgagcgataacgataacgatagcgataacgataacgataacgataccGACAACATCTGCCCGCAGTGCGAAGAGGAACAGCAGGCAGAGGACGACAATTTATCGTGTGGTTCCAGTTCCGGTTCAGGTTCTGGTTCCGGTTCCGGTTCCACTTCAAACTCCAGCCACAGCAGTACGGCAGCTGGTGCTGCAAATAGCGAACCGAATATTTGCGCAATTTCACAACTGCCGCGCATTCATCACATTGCCATCGACGACATTGGCATCGGTGGCATTGGGCAATCGACGGCAAGCGGAGAGGCGAATCATAGCCTGGCCACGGctagttccagttccagctcgCACGCTGACTTCCGGGAGATTGAGTGCGAGCGACTGCGACGCAA CCGTTTTGGTGCAACCGAAACTCAACACAACAGCTGCACTCGCATTCGCATG
- the LOC117791126 gene encoding DEP domain-containing protein DDB_G0279099 isoform X2 — protein MMETFLVLGLCFILYEALDFFQGCIHSNTPSPSDQIEAYRRELDEQRQQQQQEQFLAGLTPLLGAQFAAAAAAAAAGSQSTLSSTTPTASTASVISDSYEQEQSQSQSQSQSQSQSQSQSQSQQPHSLSTPGLFRPAALGYYDPEDPLHATSSLPRDYYYLQQQQLKNKASSKSLLSKFSSTNSDNRIHPEAAHGVLGVPASAVITTQPLPNAGESVASLGLFDCQPQLVPLLPASPLLLELKRAIISSSSNNQQKSTHFDEDDEPLSDNDNDSDNDNDNDTDNICPQCEEEQQAEDDNLSCGSSSGSGSGSGSGSTSNSSHSSTAAGAANSEPNICAISQLPRIHHIAIDDIGIGGIGQSTASGEANHSLATASSSSSSHADFREIECERLRRNRFGATETQHNSCTRIRMVYPDYY, from the exons ATGATGGAGACATTTCTTGTCCTGGGCCTGTGTTTTATCCTGTACGAAGCATTGGATTTCTTTCAAGGCTGCATACACAGTAACACGCCCTCACCGAGCGACCAAATCGAGGCGTACCGCCGCGAACTCGACGAAcagcgccagcagcagcagcaggaacagtTCCTGGCCGGTTTGACTCCTCTGCTGGGCGCCCAGTTTGCCGCCGcggctgccgctgccgcagccGGCTCACAATCGACGCTCAGCAGCACCACGCCCACCGCCTCCACGGCCAGTGTTATCAGTGATTCCTATGAACAGGAGCAATCACAATCGCAGTCACAATCAcaatcgcagtcgcagtcacaatCGCAGTCACAATCACAGCAACCGCATTCATTGAGCACACCGGGCTTATTTCGACCGGCTGCATTGGGCTATTACGATCCGGAGGATCcgttgcatgccacatcaTCGCTGCCACGCGACTATTACTatctgcagcaacagcagctgaagaATAAGGCCAGCTCCAAGTCGCTGCTCTCGAAGTTCTCGTCAACCAACTCGGACAATCGCATCCATCCCGAGGCGGCACACGGTGTTTTAGGAGTACCCGCTTCGGCGGTGATTACCACACAGCCGCTGCCCAACGCCGGCGAATCGGTGGCAAGTCTGGGACTCTTCGATTGTCAGCCACAGTTGGTGCCACTGCTGCCAGCCTCACCGCTCCTGCTGGAGCTGAAGCGAGcgatcatcagcagcagcagcaacaatcagCAAAAGTCAACGCATTTTGACGAGGACGACGAGCCATTgagcgataacgataacgatagcgataacgataacgataacgataccGACAACATCTGCCCGCAGTGCGAAGAGGAACAGCAGGCAGAGGACGACAATTTATCGTGTGGTTCCAGTTCCGGTTCAGGTTCTGGTTCCGGTTCCGGTTCCACTTCAAACTCCAGCCACAGCAGTACGGCAGCTGGTGCTGCAAATAGCGAACCGAATATTTGCGCAATTTCACAACTGCCGCGCATTCATCACATTGCCATCGACGACATTGGCATCGGTGGCATTGGGCAATCGACGGCAAGCGGAGAGGCGAATCATAGCCTGGCCACGGctagttccagttccagctcgCACGCTGACTTCCGGGAGATTGAGTGCGAGCGACTGCGACGCAA CCGTTTTGGTGCAACCGAAACTCAACACAACAGCTGCACTCGCATTCGCATGGTATACCCTGATTACTA